Within Candidatus Krumholzibacteriia bacterium, the genomic segment TCGTGCTCGGCCGGGTCGACCTCTCTGGGGTCGCGCAGCCACAGTGCCTGGCGCGAGTTCAGGGTCTGCTTCTCGCGCACGGTCATGGTCTCGCCCTCTTCGCCACCCTCGAGCGGCTTCTGGACGTCCACTTCCATGACGATCGGGTGCTCGAGGAAGTCCGAGTACTTCTTCACGATCCGTCGCAGCACGTGTTCCTCGAGGAACTCGTGGGCGTCGTCGCGCAGGTGCAACACCACTTCGGTCCCGCGTTCGGGACGTTCGATCTCCTCGAGCGTGTACGAGCCCTTGCCCTCGCTCTCCCACTTCACGCCGTGCTCCTCGCCGGCGTGGCGCGTGAACACCGTGACGCGATCGGCGACCATGAAGGCGCTGTAGAAACCCACGCCGAACTGACCGATCAATTCGGGGCGGTCGGAGGCCTCGGCCTCGCGCAGGGCGCTCAGGAACTCGCGCGTGCCGCTGCGCGCGATGGTGCCGAGTTGGTCGACGATCGTGGTCGCCGACATGCCGATGCCGTTGTCGATCACGTGCAGGGTCTTCGTGTCGCGATCGACACGCAGCTCGATCTCCCAGTCGGTGCCGGCGTCCTCGAGCAGCGCGGGTTCGCGAATGGCCTCGAAGCGCAGCTTGTCGATGGCATCGCTGGAGTTGCTCAGCAGCTCGCGCAGGAAGATCTCGCGCTCGGAATAGAGCGAGTGGACGATGATGTCGAGCAGTTGCTCGAGCTCGGTTCGGAACTCGTGGGTCTGCACCTGGCTCATGCTGGACGGACCTCTCGGAAGCCGAGGCGGCGCCTCGGGTCGTGGGACATGACGACGGCGGCCCGGGGCTCGCGGCGGGCCCACTGCGGCAGGGAATCTAGTCGAGGCGTGGGCGGTGGCAACGCCACTCAGGCCGTGCCGCGCACGGTGGCCTCGCGCTCGGCCTCGTGCTCGAACGAGCGCGCGTACCGGCGGTGGTAGCGCAGGGCCAGCAGCGTGGCCACGCCCAGCAGCGCGGCCGACAGGAAAAAGGGTTGGGCCGGTCCGCCGTAGTCGAACACGAGTCCGGCGATCAGCGGACCGAGCACGCGGGACAGGCTGCCCAGAGACTGGTTCAGGCCCAGGAACGCGCCCTGGTGGTCGGGCGTGACCGCCCGCGAGAGCAGGCCCTGCAGGGAGGGGTTGTTCACGCCGAAGCCCATGGGCATGACCGCGCACCCCGCGATCACCAACCACCAGTTCGGCGCCACGCCCACGATCAGGAAGCCCAGACCCAGCAGGAGAGGACCGGCGACGATCAGCTTGGTCTCGCCGTAGCGCGGCACCAGCCGCCGGATGAATCCCCCCTGGATCACCGCGGCCAGAAGGCCGATCCCGAACATGTACAGGCCGGCTTCCTTCGCCGCGCCCATCACGTCGTCCATGCTGGGATCGGTGATGGCGGAGCTGATGCCGAAGGCCTCGGGGAAGCGCGCCAGTCCGAATCGGATGAACATCGACTCGAAGCCCGAGAACGCCAGCAACGCCACGAAGTACAGCAGCAGCACCGTTCCCACGCGCGGCTGGCGCATGGCCTCGCGGACCGTCTCGAATCCGAAGATCCGCGTGGCGTCACTGCGGTGCCGCGCCGGCTCGTACAACATGATGAAGGCCACGATCGCCGAGGCCAGCGACAGCCCCGCCGCGAAGAACCCCGGCATGGCCATCGACCACTGCACCATGAAACCGCCGATGAGCGGCCCGAAGGTGAAGCCCAGTCCGAAGGCGGCGCCGATCATCCCCATGCCCTTGGCCCGGTCCGCGGGTGTGGTCACGTCGGCCACGTAGGCCTGGGCCGTGGCCACGTTCGCACCGAAGAAACCGGCCAGCATGCGCGATACGAAGAGCATGGTCATGCTCTCGGCCAGCCCGAACATCACGTACGAGATCGAGGTGCCGATCAGTCCACCGATCAGCACCGGGCGCCGTCCGACCTTGTCGCTCAACCGTCCCCAGAAGGGCGCGAAGATCAGCTGCATGAGCGAGAAGCTCGAGAACAGGAGACCCAGGGTCGTGCCGCTCGCCCCGTAGGCCTGCGAGTAGATCGGTAGCAGCGGAATGACGATCCCGAAGCCGAGGAGGTCGATGAAGACGGTCAGGAAGACCGGCACCAGGGCGGAGCGGTTCTTGGTCGGGTCGATCTGGCTCATGAGGTGGCGCAGTCTATCAGAGGCCGGAGGAGGGGGCCACGCAGGATGTAATGCACATTGACCATGCTTTCCAGGGTGGAGTCACCGAATCACACTGGAGTGTCGGTCCGGGAATCTGCTTGACTCCAGGGGTCCGGTGCTCCGCCAGGGGAGCGACCTCCGGGGGCCGCGTGCGGGAGAAATGTACGCACGAAACGTGGCCGTAGCCGGAGACGCTCACGTCGCCCGCGTTCGACGCGGCACCAGGCCGAGAACAGGGGAAACGCTCTCAACCCTGCCCCCGTGGGGGCATCGCCGCCGCGAACGCCAGCCGTCGGGAACACAGCCCCGTGAACCGATGACGGCTCTGAGCCCAGGAGTGGACACCGTAGAGGGGTCGGGACCGTGTCCCGGCCCCTTCTCCGATTGGTCGAGTCCGCCCTGCGCCCCTATGCTCCCGACTTCCTCCGTCCGGGAGCGTCCCGATCATGCCCGCAGCTCACGAGTTCACCGTCTACGGCTTCCACTGCGACCTGTATGGTCACGTCAACAATGCGCGGTACCTCGAATTCCTCGAGGCCGCGCGTTGGGAGGCCATCCGCGGCGCGATCGACGTCGACGCCTGGCACCGCCGGGGATGGCTGTTCGTGGTTGCGCACATCGACATCGCCTACCGGGCGGCGGCCACCCTGGGCGATCGACTCCGTGTGCACACCTGGCAGGGCGAGTTCGGACGGCGGAGCGCGAAGGTCCACCAGCGCGTGATCGGTGCCGGGGACCGCAGGGTCGCCGAGGCGACGATCACGTACGTGATCCTCGACCGCGACAGCCAACGCCCCCTGCCCATGGACGGCGAGATCCGCGAGTCCCTGGCCGGTCTGCCCGGCCCCGAGGACTCGTAGCAGGAGGAGCGGTGATGACGGACACCCTGCGCGCTCGGAGCGCGTTCGGTTTGTTGGTCCTGGGAATCGTGGTGGCGGGTTGCGGTGCGTCCCTGCCCGAGCCCGAGAGCGAGAGCGCGCAGCTGTACGTGAAGTACTGTTCCGGCTCGGGCTGTCACGGTCCGATCCCGCCCCAGGTCGACACCATGGGCTACTGGAACAACCAGTACGACCGGATGATCGTCCTCATGAAGGACGAGAACTGGCCCTTGCCCACGCCCGAGGAAGACCGGAAGATCCGCGCCTACATCGAGAAGCACGCGCTGAAGCCCTGATCCCGGCTCGATGGTTGCTCGCGGAGTGCCCCGGTGTGCCCGGACGCCGGATCGGTGTGCCGGTGGTGTGCCGTCGTTCCTCCTCGTGGCGCTCCAGGGGTCGTCGTGGCCGAATCGTCCTTCGCCAGAAGCCTCCGTGCGGCCCTTCGCGTGCTGCGCAAGGAGATCCTCGAGGCGCGCCGTGACCGGAACCTCGTGCTGCAGCTGGTGATCGTGCCGCTGCTCCTGTATCCCACGCTGGCCTTCGTGGGAATCCAGCTCGTGATGATGGCGCGCGGAGCCGCGGAGAAGGAGCCGACGGTGGTGCTGGTCGACGCCGACACGCCCGATCCGGTCCGCGACGAGCTCGACGCCGATTCGACCCTCAGGACACGTCCGGCCCCCGAGATCTGGTCGACGCTCGACGGCGCCCCGAGTGCCGAGGAGTTCCGGACCCTTCGTGCCGCCGGAGACCCCGAATTCGGCGCGTTCGAGGCCCTCGTCGCGTGGTGGAGCACCGGCGCCGGGGACTCGGCCGTGGTCGTCCACGACGCCTCGCGCGAGCGGTCCCAGGTCGCGCGCGACCGCGCCACGGCCGCCGTCCGGGCGCAC encodes:
- a CDS encoding thioesterase family protein, with translation MPAAHEFTVYGFHCDLYGHVNNARYLEFLEAARWEAIRGAIDVDAWHRRGWLFVVAHIDIAYRAAATLGDRLRVHTWQGEFGRRSAKVHQRVIGAGDRRVAEATITYVILDRDSQRPLPMDGEIRESLAGLPGPEDS
- a CDS encoding MFS transporter is translated as MSQIDPTKNRSALVPVFLTVFIDLLGFGIVIPLLPIYSQAYGASGTTLGLLFSSFSLMQLIFAPFWGRLSDKVGRRPVLIGGLIGTSISYVMFGLAESMTMLFVSRMLAGFFGANVATAQAYVADVTTPADRAKGMGMIGAAFGLGFTFGPLIGGFMVQWSMAMPGFFAAGLSLASAIVAFIMLYEPARHRSDATRIFGFETVREAMRQPRVGTVLLLYFVALLAFSGFESMFIRFGLARFPEAFGISSAITDPSMDDVMGAAKEAGLYMFGIGLLAAVIQGGFIRRLVPRYGETKLIVAGPLLLGLGFLIVGVAPNWWLVIAGCAVMPMGFGVNNPSLQGLLSRAVTPDHQGAFLGLNQSLGSLSRVLGPLIAGLVFDYGGPAQPFFLSAALLGVATLLALRYHRRYARSFEHEAEREATVRGTA